The following coding sequences are from one Pelagovum sp. HNIBRBA483 window:
- a CDS encoding type II secretion system F family protein: MSLMSNVNQMVTDMLGPFGWLMIVGVLGFMLVLIALPVVMQKEEDPLDKLNKENRAKAKAAELAGRETRLRTANGKDKLEKYSNFLEPQNAEEYSAVKLKLLQAGYKSKNAVRMYHFSQFALGITLLLAGLAYTLYKINIAPDGEEMSTQSMIMSAALPGVVGYMMPKYWVTRRQAERQEQIINGFPDSLDMMLVCVEAGQSLDQSIIRVSREIRAGFPALAEEFEIVSYEMKAGKDRIQVLRDMSERAGVADVQSFVTVLIQSQQFGTSIAEALRVYSSEMRDKRVMRAEEKANTLPTKMTLATMMLTVPPLLIILIGPSVYGIAETLSNANF; the protein is encoded by the coding sequence ATGTCCCTTATGAGTAATGTGAACCAGATGGTCACAGACATGCTCGGCCCCTTCGGCTGGCTGATGATCGTGGGCGTTCTGGGCTTCATGCTGGTGCTGATCGCGCTGCCGGTGGTGATGCAAAAAGAGGAAGACCCCCTCGACAAGCTGAACAAGGAAAACCGCGCCAAAGCCAAAGCCGCCGAGCTTGCGGGCCGAGAAACTCGCCTGCGCACGGCCAATGGCAAGGATAAGCTGGAGAAATATTCCAACTTCCTCGAACCCCAAAACGCCGAGGAATACAGCGCCGTTAAACTCAAGCTCCTGCAAGCGGGCTATAAGTCCAAAAATGCCGTGCGAATGTATCACTTCTCGCAATTCGCACTTGGCATCACCCTCTTGCTCGCAGGCCTCGCCTATACGCTCTACAAGATCAACATCGCCCCCGATGGCGAGGAGATGAGCACCCAATCCATGATCATGTCTGCCGCCCTGCCCGGCGTGGTGGGTTACATGATGCCCAAATACTGGGTTACGCGCCGTCAGGCAGAGCGTCAGGAACAAATCATCAATGGCTTCCCCGACAGCCTCGATATGATGCTCGTCTGCGTCGAAGCGGGCCAATCGCTTGACCAGTCGATCATCCGCGTCTCCCGCGAAATCCGCGCAGGCTTCCCCGCGCTGGCGGAAGAGTTCGAGATCGTCAGCTACGAAATGAAAGCCGGTAAAGACCGCATTCAGGTGCTGCGCGATATGTCCGAACGCGCCGGCGTGGCCGATGTGCAGAGCTTCGTCACCGTACTGATCCAGTCGCAGCAATTTGGCACCTCGATCGCCGAAGCCCTGCGCGTCTATTCGTCTGAGATGCGTGACAAGCGCGTGATGCGCGCCGAAGAGAAAGCCAATACCCTACCCACCAAGATGACCCTTGCGACGATGATGTTGACGGTGCCGCCGCTTCTGATCATTCTGATCGGACCATCGGTCTACGGAATTGCGGAGACCCTGTCGAACGCCAATTTCTAG
- a CDS encoding Flp family type IVb pilin, with protein sequence MTNFIKNFRRDEDGAVTVDWVVLTAAIVGLGIAVLSSVGAGTTALGDKISGELSARTLEY encoded by the coding sequence ATGACCAACTTCATCAAAAACTTCCGCCGCGACGAAGACGGCGCCGTCACCGTAGACTGGGTCGTTCTGACCGCTGCCATCGTGGGCCTCGGCATTGCCGTTCTCAGCTCCGTCGGCGCAGGCACCACGGCTCTGGGCGACAAGATCTCGGGCGAGCTGTCGGCTCGTACCCTGGAGTACTAA
- a CDS encoding OmpA family protein, which produces MKPILTSVAALAVLTGCTGDRTGLTSFYREAGAVVDSGNFGNATMNNILVQTNPEEFALNLNRRFSEEVPTTVNFAFNSTALDDQARAVLVRQADWILQFPEVRFKVYGHTDLVGTDAYNRNLGQRRANAVVDFLVAQGIARSRLEAAVSFGETQPLIVTEGRERANRRTVTEVLGWVADHPLVLNGKYAEVIFREYIASAVPGKTIAGVSSEFGG; this is translated from the coding sequence ATGAAACCGATCCTCACCTCCGTCGCCGCGCTGGCCGTCCTTACGGGCTGCACCGGCGACCGCACCGGCCTGACCAGCTTCTACCGTGAGGCAGGCGCCGTGGTGGACAGCGGCAATTTCGGCAATGCCACGATGAATAACATCCTCGTGCAGACCAATCCGGAAGAATTCGCGCTCAACCTGAACCGCCGCTTCTCCGAAGAGGTGCCAACCACGGTCAACTTTGCCTTCAACTCGACCGCGCTTGACGATCAGGCCCGCGCCGTACTGGTGCGGCAGGCCGACTGGATCCTGCAATTCCCCGAGGTCCGGTTCAAGGTCTACGGCCATACCGATCTCGTCGGCACCGATGCCTATAACCGCAATCTCGGCCAGCGTCGTGCCAATGCGGTCGTCGATTTCCTCGTCGCGCAAGGCATCGCGCGCAGCCGCCTCGAAGCTGCTGTCAGCTTTGGCGAAACCCAACCGCTGATCGTCACCGAGGGCCGCGAACGCGCCAACCGCCGCACCGTCACCGAGGTTCTGGGCTGGGTCGCCGATCATCCGCTGGTTCTCAATGGCAAATACGCCGAAGTGATCTTCCGCGAATACATCGCCAGCGCCGTACCAGGTAAGACGATAGCAGGGGTCAGCTCCGAATTCGGAGGGTAA
- a CDS encoding Flp family type IVb pilin, with amino-acid sequence MLNFIKNFRREEDGAVTVDWVVLTAAIVGLGIAVLSSVGAGTTALGDKISGELSARTLEY; translated from the coding sequence ATGCTTAACTTCATCAAAAACTTCCGTCGTGAAGAAGATGGCGCCGTCACGGTCGACTGGGTCGTGCTGACCGCTGCCATCGTTGGCCTCGGGATCGCAGTTCTCAGCTCGGTGGGCGCAGGCACCACCGCACTGGGCGACAAGATCTCGGGTGAGCTCTCCGCTCGCACCCTCGAATACTAA
- the cpaB gene encoding Flp pilus assembly protein CpaB produces MRAVFGLVLVIGMGLAGFAVYMVKGYFEQQQVALARERAASAQQVPTVEVIAVNRAMTYGEQITKDDVQFIRYAEPFLPEGVFYTGDELFPEGGDTLRTVLRPMEPNEPILAVKVTEPGQGAGITSRLGAGMRAFAIKVDVSTGVSGFLRPGDSVDVYWSGRVPSGNGDGQIPVTRLIETGIKIVAVDQSADDTLNRAMVARTVTVEVTPQQVAALAQAQNTGALSLSLVGLTDDTVAEAIQVDQVSLLNLQVSSGPAPVAPAEEVCTIRQRKGAELVVTEIPCTD; encoded by the coding sequence ATGCGAGCAGTATTTGGTCTTGTTCTAGTTATCGGCATGGGGCTTGCGGGCTTTGCAGTCTACATGGTCAAAGGCTATTTCGAACAGCAACAGGTGGCCCTCGCCCGTGAGCGCGCCGCCTCAGCACAACAGGTTCCCACCGTCGAGGTGATCGCCGTCAACCGCGCCATGACCTATGGCGAACAGATCACCAAAGACGATGTCCAATTCATCCGCTATGCCGAGCCCTTCCTCCCCGAAGGTGTGTTCTACACCGGCGATGAGCTTTTCCCCGAAGGCGGCGATACGCTGCGCACCGTTCTGCGCCCGATGGAGCCGAACGAGCCGATCCTTGCCGTCAAAGTGACCGAACCAGGTCAGGGTGCGGGCATCACCTCGCGCCTCGGCGCAGGCATGCGTGCCTTCGCGATCAAGGTTGATGTCTCAACCGGCGTTTCCGGTTTCCTCCGTCCCGGCGATAGCGTCGATGTCTATTGGTCCGGTCGCGTACCCAGCGGCAATGGTGATGGTCAGATCCCCGTTACCCGCCTGATCGAAACCGGCATCAAGATCGTCGCCGTCGATCAGAGCGCCGATGACACGCTCAACCGCGCTATGGTCGCCCGTACTGTTACGGTCGAGGTCACACCGCAGCAGGTCGCCGCACTGGCACAGGCGCAGAACACCGGCGCGCTGTCCCTCTCCCTCGTCGGGCTGACGGACGATACGGTCGCAGAAGCGATCCAAGTCGATCAGGTGTCGCTCCTCAACCTGCAAGTCAGCAGCGGCCCCGCACCCGTCGCCCCCGCCGAAGAGGTCTGCACGATCCGTCAGCGCAAAGGCGCAGAACTCGTGGTCACGGAGATCCCCTGCACCGACTGA
- a CDS encoding CpaF family protein, producing the protein MFSKYKKTPAKNGTPVAAMAAASKAAAPAAPAAAAPETERKSLMRQMPAKKVAEPIAVDKERKRKEKLGEIKLEVHKALLDNLNLAALDKATEQDLRNEINAIAAETLEDIGAALTREERQALNQDLYHEVTGLGPLEALLKDDTVNDILVNGPQQIFVERDGRLEMTDITFKDERHLLRIIDKIVSAVGRRVDESNPYVDARLADGSRFNAMVGPIAVDGSLVSIRKFKKEKLGISDLVKFGAFSEEMAAYLQAAVSTRLNVIVSGGTGSGKTTTLNALSSFIDDAERILTIEDTAELQLQQTHVGRMESRPPNVEGKGAVTQRDCLRNALRMRPDRIIVGETRGEEVIDMLQAMNTGHDGSMTTIHANSARDGVSRLENMIAMAGIEMPIKAVRSQIASAVNLIVQASRLQDGSRRMVSITEITGMEGDVISMQEVFRFQRVGLTPENKIIGHFTATGVRSHFSERFRLWGYDLPAEIFEPTNGV; encoded by the coding sequence ATGTTTTCCAAGTATAAAAAGACCCCCGCGAAAAACGGCACGCCAGTCGCGGCTATGGCCGCCGCCTCCAAAGCAGCCGCCCCTGCCGCCCCTGCCGCCGCTGCGCCCGAAACCGAGCGCAAATCGCTGATGCGCCAGATGCCGGCCAAGAAAGTGGCCGAACCCATCGCCGTGGATAAAGAGCGCAAGCGCAAGGAAAAGCTGGGCGAGATCAAGCTGGAGGTCCACAAGGCGCTTCTTGATAACCTCAACCTCGCCGCGCTCGACAAAGCCACCGAGCAAGACTTGCGCAACGAGATCAATGCCATCGCCGCCGAAACGCTCGAAGACATCGGCGCCGCCCTCACCCGTGAAGAACGTCAGGCCCTCAACCAGGATCTCTACCACGAAGTCACTGGCCTGGGCCCGCTCGAGGCCTTGCTGAAGGACGACACGGTCAACGATATCCTCGTAAACGGCCCGCAGCAGATCTTCGTTGAACGTGACGGCCGCCTCGAGATGACCGACATCACCTTTAAGGACGAACGCCACCTCCTGCGGATCATCGATAAGATCGTCTCCGCCGTGGGCCGCCGCGTCGATGAATCGAACCCCTATGTTGACGCCCGCCTCGCTGACGGTTCGCGTTTCAACGCGATGGTCGGCCCGATCGCGGTGGATGGCTCGCTTGTCTCCATCCGTAAATTCAAAAAAGAGAAGCTTGGGATCAGCGATCTCGTGAAGTTCGGCGCGTTTTCCGAGGAAATGGCCGCCTATCTTCAGGCCGCTGTCTCTACCCGCCTGAACGTGATCGTGTCGGGCGGTACCGGCTCGGGTAAAACCACCACGCTCAACGCCCTGTCCAGCTTCATCGACGACGCAGAGCGCATCCTCACCATCGAGGACACGGCAGAACTTCAGCTGCAACAAACCCATGTGGGCCGCATGGAAAGCCGCCCGCCCAACGTCGAAGGCAAAGGCGCTGTCACCCAGCGCGACTGTCTGCGTAACGCCCTGCGGATGCGTCCTGACCGGATCATCGTCGGCGAAACGCGCGGCGAGGAAGTGATCGACATGTTGCAGGCCATGAACACCGGCCACGACGGGTCGATGACCACGATCCACGCCAACTCCGCCCGCGACGGTGTCAGCCGTCTCGAAAACATGATCGCGATGGCCGGTATTGAAATGCCGATCAAGGCCGTCCGCAGCCAGATCGCATCGGCTGTGAATCTCATCGTGCAGGCCTCGCGCTTGCAGGACGGCTCCCGCCGCATGGTTTCCATCACCGAAATCACCGGCATGGAGGGCGACGTGATCTCCATGCAGGAGGTGTTCCGCTTCCAGCGCGTTGGCCTCACCCCAGAAAACAAGATCATCGGCCATTTCACCGCCACCGGCGTTCGCTCCCACTTCTCCGAGCGCTTCCGCCTTTGGGGCTATGACCTGCCTGCCGAAATCTTTGAACCGACGAACGGAGTCTGA
- a CDS encoding type II and III secretion system protein family protein: protein MKTTDCIRAALFGASLLMAQTGTVATAETLTVMEGTVSSALNVPMNRAVVVESETPFAELSIANPGIADISSLSDRTIYVLGKAPGRTSLTLLGADGRLITNVEVHVTPDIAEFKERLQQILPDENIEVRTANDGIVLSGTVSSTAKLDRALELARRYAPERVSNLMMVGGTQQVMLKVRFAEMQRSVSKSLSSSIGIQGTAFGDNLGLALGTNTLGNAAAVAAATDGALPGATDSNGAMLFGFNAGGLEVGILLEALESRGVVRTLAEPNLTALSGQEARFLAGGEYPVPVSQDGGAVVVEFKPFGVELNFVPRVVDGEIINLELEAAVSSIDPSNGFSSAGFTVDAFRKRQTSTTVEMRDGQSFAIAGLLSDDFTDLSGQVPWLGDVPVLGALFRSAEYNRAQTELVIIVTPHLVTPSRGEALALPTDRVRPPTEAELFLFGQVANETGRGANLQGAAGEVARQDFSGSYGYILDNNN from the coding sequence ATGAAAACCACTGATTGTATAAGGGCGGCGCTTTTCGGTGCATCGCTCCTCATGGCACAGACAGGGACCGTCGCAACGGCGGAAACATTGACCGTAATGGAAGGCACCGTGTCTTCCGCGCTCAATGTCCCGATGAACCGTGCCGTCGTTGTCGAGAGCGAAACTCCATTCGCGGAACTGTCGATCGCCAATCCTGGCATCGCGGATATCTCGTCGCTCTCGGATCGCACGATCTACGTTCTGGGCAAAGCCCCGGGCCGTACCTCGCTGACCCTGCTAGGCGCCGATGGCCGGCTGATCACTAATGTCGAGGTCCACGTCACCCCTGACATCGCTGAGTTCAAAGAACGCCTGCAACAAATCCTGCCGGACGAAAATATCGAAGTCCGCACCGCTAATGATGGTATCGTGCTCTCTGGCACGGTCAGTTCAACTGCCAAACTGGACCGCGCGCTCGAACTGGCGCGCCGGTACGCGCCGGAGCGCGTGTCGAACCTGATGATGGTCGGCGGCACCCAGCAAGTCATGCTAAAAGTCCGCTTTGCCGAGATGCAGCGCTCTGTTTCCAAGTCTCTAAGCAGCTCCATCGGCATTCAAGGCACCGCCTTCGGTGATAATCTCGGCCTCGCGCTCGGCACCAACACACTCGGCAACGCTGCTGCTGTCGCCGCTGCCACCGATGGCGCCCTGCCCGGCGCAACGGACAGCAACGGCGCGATGCTTTTTGGCTTCAATGCCGGCGGCCTCGAAGTGGGCATCTTGCTCGAAGCCCTCGAGTCCCGCGGCGTCGTCCGCACCTTGGCCGAGCCTAACCTCACCGCCCTTTCCGGACAGGAGGCCCGCTTCCTCGCCGGTGGCGAATATCCGGTTCCGGTGTCGCAGGATGGCGGCGCTGTCGTGGTTGAATTCAAGCCCTTCGGTGTCGAGCTGAACTTCGTTCCGCGCGTGGTCGATGGCGAGATCATCAATCTTGAACTGGAAGCCGCGGTTTCCTCTATTGATCCGTCCAACGGCTTCTCCTCCGCAGGCTTCACCGTTGATGCCTTCCGCAAGCGGCAAACCTCCACCACCGTCGAAATGCGCGATGGGCAGAGCTTTGCCATCGCAGGCCTTCTTTCCGATGACTTCACCGATCTCAGCGGACAGGTGCCGTGGCTTGGCGATGTGCCGGTGCTCGGCGCCCTGTTCCGCAGCGCCGAATATAACCGCGCGCAAACCGAACTGGTAATCATCGTCACCCCGCATCTGGTCACGCCGTCGCGTGGCGAGGCACTCGCCCTGCCCACAGACCGCGTCCGCCCGCCGACCGAGGCAGAGCTGTTCCTCTTCGGTCAGGTCGCCAATGAAACCGGCCGCGGCGCCAATCTCCAAGGCGCTGCAGGCGAGGTCGCCCGTCAGGATTTCAGCGGCTCCTACGGCTACATCCTCGACAACAACAATTAA
- a CDS encoding CpaE family protein, with amino-acid sequence MSSNAAQIEDQAPIIACTVSRDIQIFDLLIEDMETALQTQWGDLNFEDALAFVNHPESDTLQFLAIALDKEDEADLGKATNVIAAAKARGIKVILITEDVSPASLHQLLREGGDEFVPYPLPEGELQSAIDRVQAKAEQMEIAPEMQNTLKATNNFDGVVIPVQGLAGGVGATTFAVNLAWELASIDAENPPRVLLLDLDLQQGSTATYLDLPRREAVLELLTDTENMDSEVFMQALLSFNQRLQVLTAPSEMVPLDIISPDDIDRLLEMARVNFDYVVIDMPTTMVEWSQNVLEAAHIYFALLELDMRSAQNTLRLKRALQSEELPFDKMRFLLNRGPKFTDLSARSRVKRLAESLGISIDVQLPDGGKQVTMNADHGLPLSEGQPKNPLRKEIAKLAQGVHEVNVEETRATGTR; translated from the coding sequence ATGAGCAGTAACGCCGCACAAATCGAAGACCAGGCTCCGATCATCGCCTGCACCGTCAGCCGTGATATTCAGATCTTCGACCTTCTGATCGAGGACATGGAAACCGCCCTTCAAACCCAATGGGGCGACCTCAACTTCGAAGACGCCCTCGCCTTCGTCAATCATCCAGAGTCTGACACGTTGCAGTTTCTGGCGATCGCGCTCGATAAAGAGGACGAAGCAGACCTCGGCAAAGCCACCAACGTGATCGCCGCCGCCAAAGCGCGCGGCATCAAGGTCATCCTGATCACCGAGGATGTCTCCCCCGCCTCGCTGCACCAGCTCTTGCGCGAAGGCGGTGACGAATTCGTCCCCTACCCGCTCCCCGAAGGTGAATTGCAAAGCGCCATCGACCGCGTTCAGGCCAAGGCCGAGCAGATGGAGATCGCCCCCGAAATGCAGAACACCCTCAAAGCCACGAATAATTTCGATGGCGTGGTGATCCCTGTTCAAGGCCTCGCCGGCGGCGTCGGCGCAACCACATTCGCGGTCAATCTGGCGTGGGAACTGGCAAGCATCGATGCAGAAAACCCGCCGCGCGTCCTCTTGCTGGATCTCGATCTCCAGCAAGGCAGCACCGCCACCTATCTCGACCTTCCCCGCCGCGAAGCTGTCCTCGAACTGCTGACCGATACCGAGAATATGGACAGCGAAGTCTTCATGCAGGCGCTTCTCAGCTTCAACCAGCGCCTTCAGGTGTTGACCGCGCCTTCCGAGATGGTCCCGCTCGACATCATCAGCCCCGATGACATCGACCGCCTGTTGGAAATGGCCCGCGTCAATTTCGATTACGTCGTCATCGATATGCCCACAACGATGGTCGAATGGTCGCAAAACGTGCTGGAGGCCGCGCATATCTATTTTGCGCTGCTGGAGCTGGATATGCGTTCCGCCCAAAACACCCTGCGCCTCAAGCGCGCCCTGCAATCAGAGGAACTACCGTTTGATAAAATGCGCTTCCTGCTGAACCGTGGCCCTAAATTCACCGATCTCAGCGCCCGCTCCCGTGTCAAACGTCTGGCCGAAAGCCTCGGCATCTCGATCGATGTGCAGCTCCCCGACGGCGGCAAGCAGGTCACGATGAATGCCGATCACGGCCTGCCACTGTCCGAGGGCCAGCCGAAAAACCCGCTCCGCAAGGAAATCGCCAAGCTCGCCCAAGGCGTGCACGAGGTGAATGTCGAAGAAACCCGCGCGACGGGCACACGCTAA
- a CDS encoding UbiA family prenyltransferase: protein MADRRPLVLDVDGTFLRTDMLYESFWAGLGTAPVATILASLRHLNDPAMLKAKLHDIAPIRADLLPVNGEIAALAQGAREEGREIILASASDWRLVKAVSDHHGFDGALGSAPGENLKGPTKAEALNNEFGAGGYLYAGDSRADMPIWEQASYSIVVGRAGGAAAKLKAAGKGVTELAGGWRMLALMKAIRPHQWVKNVLLLLPMVAAHNADLTTLMAVLLGIVAFSAAASSIYVVNDLLDLEADRLHPTKCRRPFASGAVPIRVGMLTFVLLAALAIGIAFSLGTAFLGVIVLYMLLSLSYSLKLKRMRWVDIFTLATLYTLRVVAGAAASGVDASVYMLIFIFPVFVSLGCVKRLTELTLATSDERLPGRGYGRADRGDLLNVAGLGMVGALVIFFLYSFSAQAVALYPKQWILWLALLPVGGWLLRMIRLGYLGKQDYDPIVFAMKDIRGIGLLLLTLALMLYAAGLGPDWLF from the coding sequence GTGGCCGATAGACGACCGCTGGTGCTGGATGTGGACGGAACCTTTCTGCGCACCGACATGCTGTATGAGAGTTTTTGGGCAGGGTTGGGCACGGCGCCGGTGGCGACGATCCTCGCCAGCCTGCGGCATTTGAACGATCCGGCGATGTTGAAGGCCAAGCTGCACGACATTGCACCGATCCGCGCGGACCTGTTGCCGGTGAATGGCGAGATCGCGGCGCTGGCGCAAGGTGCTCGGGAAGAGGGGCGGGAGATCATCCTTGCCTCTGCCTCTGACTGGCGGTTGGTGAAGGCGGTGTCTGACCATCACGGATTTGACGGCGCGCTCGGCTCCGCACCCGGTGAAAACCTGAAAGGCCCGACCAAGGCCGAGGCGCTGAACAACGAGTTTGGCGCGGGCGGATATCTTTATGCCGGTGACAGCCGCGCGGATATGCCAATTTGGGAGCAGGCCAGTTATTCGATCGTCGTGGGCCGCGCGGGCGGCGCTGCGGCGAAGCTGAAGGCCGCTGGAAAAGGCGTCACCGAATTGGCGGGTGGCTGGCGGATGCTGGCGCTGATGAAAGCGATCCGGCCGCATCAGTGGGTTAAGAACGTGTTGCTGCTCTTGCCGATGGTGGCGGCGCATAATGCGGACCTGACGACGTTGATGGCGGTTCTGCTTGGGATCGTTGCCTTCTCGGCGGCGGCGTCGAGCATTTATGTGGTCAATGACCTGCTCGATCTGGAGGCGGACCGTTTGCACCCGACGAAATGCCGCCGTCCCTTTGCCAGTGGCGCGGTGCCGATACGGGTGGGAATGCTGACTTTCGTGCTGCTGGCCGCACTTGCCATCGGCATCGCGTTCTCGCTCGGGACGGCGTTCCTTGGGGTTATCGTGCTTTATATGCTGCTGTCGCTCAGCTATTCGCTGAAGCTGAAGCGGATGCGTTGGGTGGATATTTTTACGCTGGCGACGCTCTACACGCTGCGGGTCGTTGCAGGGGCGGCGGCGAGTGGGGTGGATGCGTCGGTCTATATGCTGATCTTTATTTTCCCCGTTTTCGTGAGCCTTGGCTGTGTGAAGCGGCTGACGGAACTGACGCTGGCCACGAGCGACGAGCGCCTGCCGGGGCGCGGTTATGGCCGCGCGGATCGAGGCGACCTGCTGAACGTCGCAGGGCTGGGCATGGTCGGCGCGCTGGTGATCTTTTTCCTCTATTCCTTTAGCGCGCAGGCGGTGGCGCTCTATCCGAAACAGTGGATTTTATGGCTGGCGCTGCTGCCCGTTGGCGGCTGGTTATTGCGGATGATCCGGCTCGGCTATCTGGGCAAGCAGGATTATGACCCGATTGTTTTTGCGATGAAGGATATTCGCGGCATCGGGCTGTTGCTGCTCACGCTGGCGCTGATGCTCTATGCCGCCGGATTGGGGCCGGACTGGTTGTTCTGA
- a CDS encoding type II secretion system F family protein has translation MTGINIEVIIYGVIFVAVLVLVEGIYLTVFGKSISLNSRVNRRLELLEKGANREQVLEQLRKEMTQHLKSQSIPLYSILATKAQKANIAFSPPQIIMLMGGLAVMSYVMLTVGTSASTPIRIAVAIAMGIGGVYMWINNKAKKRLSMIEEQLPDAVELMVRSLRVGHPFSSAINIVAKEVPDPLASEMGVIADEAAYGRDMGESLKSLAERMDMQDLRFLAVAVTIQQQSGGNLAEILDGLSKVIRSRFKLFRRVKAITAEAKWSGMFLSGFPIVALVMINVIQPNYYDDVKDTSVFIPACLVVAAFLVANVFVMRTLVNIKV, from the coding sequence ATGACCGGCATCAATATCGAGGTGATCATCTACGGCGTGATCTTCGTCGCCGTTCTTGTCCTCGTCGAAGGCATCTACCTCACCGTCTTCGGCAAATCGATCAGCCTCAACAGTCGCGTCAACCGGCGGCTCGAACTGCTCGAAAAGGGCGCCAATCGCGAGCAGGTGCTCGAACAACTCCGCAAGGAGATGACCCAGCACCTCAAATCGCAGTCGATCCCGCTCTATTCGATCCTCGCGACCAAGGCACAAAAGGCCAATATCGCCTTCAGCCCGCCGCAGATCATCATGCTGATGGGCGGTCTTGCGGTGATGTCCTACGTCATGCTCACCGTCGGCACATCCGCCTCCACCCCGATCCGCATCGCCGTGGCCATCGCGATGGGCATCGGCGGCGTTTATATGTGGATCAACAACAAGGCCAAGAAGCGCCTGAGCATGATCGAAGAGCAGCTCCCCGATGCGGTCGAGCTGATGGTGCGCTCCCTCCGCGTCGGCCACCCGTTCTCTTCCGCGATCAACATAGTCGCCAAAGAGGTGCCCGATCCCCTCGCTTCTGAAATGGGTGTGATCGCGGATGAGGCCGCCTATGGCCGCGATATGGGCGAAAGCCTCAAATCACTGGCCGAGCGGATGGATATGCAGGATTTGCGCTTCCTCGCCGTGGCCGTGACCATCCAGCAGCAATCGGGCGGCAACCTTGCCGAAATCCTCGATGGCCTGTCAAAAGTGATCCGCTCCCGCTTCAAGCTGTTCCGCCGCGTAAAGGCGATCACTGCAGAGGCCAAATGGTCCGGCATGTTCCTTTCCGGCTTTCCCATCGTGGCGCTGGTGATGATCAACGTGATCCAGCCCAACTACTACGACGACGTGAAAGACACTTCCGTTTTCATTCCCGCCTGTCTCGTCGTTGCCGCCTTCCTCGTCGCGAACGTGTTCGTGATGCGGACCCTCGTGAACATCAAGGTCTAG
- a CDS encoding lytic transglycosylase domain-containing protein has translation MQKRDETGRAVRNMVYGKIAALALALGAFGAVQAQTTAWGEPDFTFRRVTPPPPGTTQRITVQIDPQAQTAPPPEALPRAAPSSGVAGMSPRVGTADWFWERVSPARAESGPGRLAEALAVLDTAPEAAGLTAPRLAAMQELAARLGPALLRETVGTKVSPALALSVIAVESAGRSSAVSRAGAIGLMQLMPATAARFDVITPLDPDQNIAGGVAYLDWLMGHFDNDPILVLAGYNAGEGSVRDHDGVPPYAETRAYVPKVLLAWKVARALCITPPELVSDGCVFQRMGG, from the coding sequence GTGCAGAAACGTGACGAAACGGGGCGGGCGGTCCGGAACATGGTCTACGGCAAGATAGCAGCCTTGGCGCTGGCGCTTGGTGCCTTTGGCGCGGTGCAGGCGCAGACGACCGCGTGGGGCGAACCGGATTTCACCTTTCGCCGTGTGACCCCGCCGCCGCCGGGCACGACGCAGCGCATTACCGTGCAAATCGACCCACAGGCGCAGACCGCGCCACCGCCCGAGGCATTGCCACGGGCGGCACCGTCATCAGGCGTGGCGGGTATGAGCCCGCGCGTGGGCACCGCGGATTGGTTTTGGGAGCGTGTGTCGCCCGCCCGCGCAGAGAGCGGGCCGGGGCGGCTGGCGGAGGCGCTTGCCGTTCTGGATACGGCGCCGGAAGCGGCTGGATTGACTGCGCCACGGCTGGCCGCGATGCAGGAACTGGCGGCAAGGCTCGGGCCGGCGCTCTTGCGTGAAACGGTGGGAACAAAGGTATCGCCCGCGTTGGCGCTTTCGGTGATCGCGGTAGAAAGCGCGGGGCGCAGCAGTGCCGTGAGCCGCGCGGGGGCCATCGGGTTGATGCAGTTGATGCCCGCGACGGCGGCACGGTTTGACGTGATCACGCCGCTCGACCCGGATCAGAACATCGCGGGAGGCGTGGCCTATCTGGATTGGTTGATGGGGCATTTCGACAATGACCCGATACTCGTGCTGGCGGGGTACAATGCGGGCGAGGGATCGGTCAGGGATCATGACGGGGTGCCACCCTATGCAGAAACCCGCGCCTATGTGCCAAAAGTGCTTCTGGCATGGAAGGTGGCGCGCGCCTTGTGTATCACGCCACCGGAACTGGTCAGTGATGGCTGCGTATTTCAGAGAATGGGAGGCTGA